The DNA region GACGAGACCGGTGGTGGCACAGGTGAACGCGTAATGTGCACCTGGCACTGGAGCTGCAATGTTGAGCCCCTTGGTTTGCTTGTGTGAGCCCCAGGCGCCGCTTGGCTGCTGCATGCGGAGCATGGCGGCAACCGCTTTGTCGCGGGCTTCGATGATTTGGGCATCGGTGACTTCGGGAGCCTTGCCAGGACGTGGAATGGAATCTTCGGTCGGCGGCTGGTAGGCGTCGTGGGTTGCCGGCAGTTGCGGCAGGTCGACGATCACCGGGCCCGCGGTGGCGATGGCAGGAATGCACAGAGCCAGGCTGAGAATACGGCGGATCATAGGTGCTCCGAAATCAAGTGATGGGGAGGGATGCCGGACCGGTGAAAGCCACCGGTCCGGCGAGGGGAACAATTGTTATTTGGCGATCACATCGCCTTCTTCGAGGCCGGAGAGAATCTCGACCTGATTGTTGGCGGTGCGATGGTAGGTGACAGGTACGTCGGTCGTGGTGTCGTCTTCGTTGATTTTGACCACGTAGCGAACCAGTCGGCCATTCTCGAACTTGCTCTTGAGGTGGGAGGTCGGAACGACCAGTGCCTCAGGGTTCGAGTAATCAACCAAGGTCGCGGTGACCGCCATGCCAGCGTTGACCGGTGGCAGGGAATCGTCAGCGAAGGCCTCGGTGCCGTCGTTGATAGCGAGCTTGAGTTGGTAGTGCTGGTCTGCGCCAACCGTTGGGCTCAGCGAGTCGATATTAATGCCGAAGCCCACCTGAGGGGCTGCGGCAAGTACCGCGTAGCGCGAGGTGTCGGCATCTCCGCTGCCACCGCGCCAGTTGATCTGGGAACGCCATCCCTCATGAAGCTTGGCGTCGATGAAGCCAGGCTTGCCGGCAGGCACGACCGTAGCGAACACGGAGTGCACACCGAGCCCGCGGCCAACCTGCTGGTTGCGGATCATATCGCCGATGCGGGGCGGAGCTGAATCCCCGGACCAATCGCCGTAGAGGACGATGCCGTCCACTGGGGCAACCAGAGCGGTGAGGGCTTCACGGTCTGCCTTGAGTTCTGCGAGCTGCTCTTCCGACTGTGCGAGCGAGCGCTGAGCGGACTCGAACTCGAGGGTCTTTTGTTTCAGAGCAGCAGGGAAGTCGATCTTCGCCTTTTCGTGGGTGATGGTCGTGCGCTTGAGGTCTTGGGTGGCCTTTTGGATGCTGCGAGGGATCTCGACTTCGAGCTTACGCTTGGCACCGATTTCGGCACGACGGAGGTTGAACTCACCGTTGTCGACCTGCCACTTGATGCGCTTGAGAACGATTTCCTCGGTCTCCTCGGTGAGGTCGTCTTCGACGTACATCTTTTCCAACTGGCGCAACTCTTCTTGAGAGTAGGCGAGATTGCGCTTGCTATTGATGACCGAGCGCTTGGCTTCCTCTTTTTCGATCGGAATGGTGGTTTCCATCAAGTAGTCGAAGTCGGCCTTGGCTTGTTCCAGGGCGGCTTCGGTTTCTTCCATGGCGATCGGTGTGAGTTTTGTGGTGGCGTCGAGGTCGAGTTTCGAGCGCTTCAATCCGAGCTTTTGCAACTCGATCGATTTCTCCAGAGACTCGATTTGGTCGTCGAGTGAACTGAGGTCGAATTCAACGATGGACTCACCCTTTTTGATCGAAGATGCGTGTGGCGCGATGTGGGTGATGCGCAAGGTGGTGAAGCGTTTTGGCGAAGCCATCAATGGGTAGGCTTCAGCCGGCATCAGTGTGCCGTTGATTGCGATGCGCTGGGAGAACTCGTCCTTTTTCACCGTGTAGCTGTCTTTGCGCACGGCGGCTTCGGATTGAGCAGGAGCGGTGGCTTCCGTGGTTGGCTTCGCTACCTCTGCGGCCTCATTGGCGAGGGCTGGTGCGGTAGGAATCAGAAGCGCGGCTGCTGCTAGCAGGTTGAGGGTTCGTTGGGTGGACATGGAGGAGTGGACGGTCTGGACTTTTGTTTGAATGTGAAAACGCACGGAATTGCCCGGGATAGTAGGGCCAAGCGCGCGAACAGCAGCAAAAACGACTGCTGGTCGGCGATTTGTTCACTTTGTTTCGCTCAAAATGAACAATCGCGGAAGGTCACGGGATGCCCGCGCTGAAATGAGCGGCAGGGCGATGGCGGACGCTGGCGCTTAGGCGCGGCGGCGACCCTTCTCATAGAGAAGGTTTTTCGGCAGGGTGTAGCCGTGTTTGTTCATGACCTTCGGCTTGCGCAAGGCGAGCGCGAAGAAGATGCCGAGAACCACAATGATGCCGCTGTTGAGGGCGATGCTCAGTGGGTAATCCATCGATTGGTCCGAGAGCTTGCCAAAGCAGCCACAGTTGATGTCCAGATCACGGGACCACGCCATGCCAATGGCAACGGTGAAGGTGATCATCATGGCGATCAACGAGAACAACGTGCCCAGTGGGAAAAGGTTGAACAAAAGCAGCACGCCGAGCACCACCTCTGCGGTAGGCACACTAAGCGCCACCCATTCAGCAAGCGGTCCGTCCACCAAGTGGTAGTTGATCACCGCATCATGAAAACGCTGCAGGTCTACCATCTTGAGTGCGCCGGAAATGAGGAAAAATCCCGCCATGAGCACACGGGCGACGAGTAGTACCTTCTTGGGCGTTTGTGATGGGGTGGGTTGGTGAAGAGGTGCCATATCGGAAAATCAACAATCACGGGCACGGCGCCGCGCATCGTCTGCCGGCTCGTGCGTTGCAAGCGTTCCTCAGGATCACGGCGTTGGCAATGCCGGATTTGGTTGAATTGGTAGCGGCTGGCGAAGTTCTCTCGATGACCTGACAACGTAGATTTAAGGATCCTTTGTTTTGGCTAGTGACAGCAGCCAAATCCGCGCCATCTTATGGGCGTGAGCGAATCCAACCCATCAGCCGACAGTACCCCAGCCACCGAGAACTCCCGCCAGCACGGCATTCAGCCGGTGGATGCGCTGTTGACTGAAATGGACGTCGCCAACCACGAGGTGGTCGCAATTTCCACCGAGCACCTCACGCACAAAATGGTGCAGAAAGCGCGCAAGGGGCGTCAGCTTACCCGCAATGTGCAGAACAAGGTGCTCAACGCGGTCAATGCTCTGCGCAAGGAGCGGGGCGACGAGCCACTGAAGATGACCGACCTCTTCACCTACAAAGGGTGAGCCGCTTCCTGCGGGAAACAAATGGATCGCGCCATGAACTCGATGCATTGGAATGTTTATCTGGCCGGTGAAATCCACACCGACTGGCGTAGCGAGTTGAAACAGGCGGCTGCCGACCTTCCGATCACATTTCTCGAGCCGGTGACCGACCATGCGTCGAGCGATGACTGTGGTGCCCGAATTCTCGGAGGGGAGAGTGATCCTTTCTGGCATGACCGCAAGGGCGCGGGCGTGAATGCGATCCGTACCCGTCCGATGATCGAGCGGGCCGACGCGGTGGTGGTTAAGTTTGGTGACAAGTACCGTCAGTGGAATGCGGCATTTGATGCGGGGATGGCGGCTGCGTTGGGCAAGCCTTTGATTGTCGTGCACCCGGATGAGTTCCGTCACGCGCTCAAGGAAGTGGACGCGGCGGCCTGTGCGGTGGCCTCCGATGTGAACCAGGTGGCGGAGGTCTTGCGTTACGTGGTTTGCGGTGAGCTCCCACGTTAGGTGGTGGTTTTAGGTTTAGGTTGTTAGAAAGCTCGATCATCCCTTTTGGCGGGAGGTCGAGCCAAGCGCGTTTTTGCGCCGAGGGAGTCCAATGCCTGCGTCATTTGTCTGACTGTGTTTCATTGAAATTAATAGCTTCTCACGTTTGAGAAGAAGCTTGTTTAATGGGGCTTCAAAAGCATTCCTAACGAGTCGTATGATTCTTCGTTAGAAAAAATGACTGTAACGAAAATGATGAATTCGCAATTACTCAACGTCGCCACTGCGCTGGTTTGAGGCCGGAGTTTCGTTGATTCGCTAGCTCCTTTGCCGTTCAGGCTGAAAGCGTGAGGTGGTGGAATCCCCGAAACAACAACCCCTCGATAACAACAATGAGCGTTTTTAGAAGTGCGGTGCGTGGCATCGTATCAGCGTCGGTCATGGCATCTGCTTGCAGTGTCGGGACCTTGCACGCGAGCAATGACAATGACTGGTGGTTCATGGGCCCGGTCGGTGGCAAGTTCCAGGTTCAGGCTGGCCAGCCCTATGTGGTGGTGCGTGCTGTGGATGCAGGTAGTCCGGCGGAAGCCGCGGGACTGCAGGTGGGCGACTACATTATGGGCGCGTACGGGCGCAATTTCCTGACCACTGGAGGATCGACGGCAGGTTACAAAGGAGCGCCACAAGGGTTGGCGGAAGCGATTGAGCGCGCTGAGGCGAGTGACGGCCAGATGGAGTTGACCGTGTTGCGTCCGGGCGTGGGGGCGGTGGATCTGACTGTGAGCCTGCCGGTAGCCGGTGCATTCGGTGCGGCCTACCCTCTGGGGAGCACCAAGTTTGATTCGATTTATCAAGAGGCTGCATCTGAGATCCACTCGCATGTGACTGGGTCCAGTGATGCCAACATGGGTTACATGACGGGCTTCTACGGGCTGGTGTTGATTGCCGATCCGAACTGGAACGATACCACTGGGGCCAAGCCGTACCGTCTGTCGGTGGACAAATTGAAGGACCGTTGCGTGACGCTGATCAACAACGCGATCCTCGTGCCGGCGGAAGAGACCAACATGGACGGCACGCCGAACGATGGTTCGGAGAACGATAGCGATCCTAACGACAACAACTATGTCGGTCCGGGATTGGAAAACTGGGACCTTTCGGTGTCGGCGATGTATCTGGCGGAGTACCGCAAAAAGACCGGTGATACATCGGTGGATGCTGCGGTGCAACGTGCGGCCGACGCGTTGGCCAACCGGATTCAGACCTGGCAGCAACCTCCTTATGGTGGGAACAATGGTCCGACCAAGGTGGGATTGATGGGGCATGGTGGTGTGGTTGGGGATTACCCACACATCGGTTACTCGGGGATCAATATCATCAACGCGCATGCGATGGCTGCATTGGCCATGCTTGAGCAAGCTGGCGCAACGGTGGATGACACCAAGATGCAGGCCAGCTGGAATTGGGTGAAGGGGACTACCACGCTCAACAACGGTGCCGATGATGGAAACATCGGTTATGCTTGGCAGCAGGGTGGGTATGATTCGGGCGGGCGTACGGCAGGGGTTGCGTATGCGATGTCGGTTTACGGCGGGCTCAACCAGTCTGACCAAGGAGTGCTGACCCGGATGAAGGATTATCTTTCGCGCCAGTGGCAGCGGATGCAGCACACCCACGCCTACACCGTGGGTGGTAACCAGTTCTATCAGTTTGTGTTGCCATATCTGCCTGACCGCGATCAGCGCTTCATCATGGAGAACCAGCGTATGTTCTACCATTTCCACCGCAAGGTGGATGGAACGCTGGGTTACTTCGGTGGGCGCGAGAACAACGGTGGTGACGGCTATGTGAATACCTACCGGGTGGCTCTGACCAACGTGGGGATTGCACAGGCAGTCGCTAGTGGTGGGCTCACCACGATCGCACCGCTCGATAACACAAGAATCCACGCGGAGTTCCAATCGCCATTCCTGACCTGGCCGACACTTGATGCTCGCAAGGTGGAGCTCGACACGCAGTCGCAGGCCTTCACTGTGGATATTACCGACTACCAAGGGACGTCATTGCAGCCTGCCGATTACACGGCGACTTGGACCCATGTTTCGGGACCGGGGACCGCGACGTTCACGTCGGCCAATACTCCGAGCACGACGGTGAACTTCCCGCAGGACGGGACCTATCGCATCCAACTCGAAGTGGTGAAGGGGAGTTACACTCTGACCGAGCCGATCGATGTGGTTGTCGATACGTCGGTTGATCCTATTGGCTATGTCTTGGGTAAGGCGCGTCAGCGGATCTATACCGGTATCTCCGGCTTGGCCGTGAGCGATCTCACAGGAAGTGCAAACTATCCTGATTCACCTAACGCGACAGGAACATTGACGGCGCTCGATTCGTCGGGCATCGGCGACAGTCTGGGACAGCGGATC from Sulfuriroseicoccus oceanibius includes:
- a CDS encoding YtoQ family protein, coding for MHWNVYLAGEIHTDWRSELKQAAADLPITFLEPVTDHASSDDCGARILGGESDPFWHDRKGAGVNAIRTRPMIERADAVVVKFGDKYRQWNAAFDAGMAAALGKPLIVVHPDEFRHALKEVDAAACAVASDVNQVAEVLRYVVCGELPR
- a CDS encoding DoxX family protein, whose amino-acid sequence is MAPLHQPTPSQTPKKVLLVARVLMAGFFLISGALKMVDLQRFHDAVINYHLVDGPLAEWVALSVPTAEVVLGVLLLFNLFPLGTLFSLIAMMITFTVAIGMAWSRDLDINCGCFGKLSDQSMDYPLSIALNSGIIVVLGIFFALALRKPKVMNKHGYTLPKNLLYEKGRRRA